One Rosa chinensis cultivar Old Blush chromosome 5, RchiOBHm-V2, whole genome shotgun sequence genomic region harbors:
- the LOC112166417 gene encoding protein BIC2, which translates to MKRTHYSLMEEKPNSNVNNTTNQIKVPAFSGKRSKHCGGGGHNELVGLHNMSAADMSSGSERLKKHREEVAGHVTIPDSWGQEELLKEWIDYSPFDALLVPTGLSSAREALAREGRRRASNNNAQGVIRIESRC; encoded by the coding sequence ATGAAGAGAACCCACTACTCGTTGATGGAGGAAAAACCCAACAGCAATGTTAACAACACCACCAACCAGATCAAGGTTCCTGCATTCTCTGGGAAAAGAAGCAAACACTGCGGCGGCGGAGGCCACAACGAGCTTGTAGGGTTACATAACATGTCTGCGGCAGACATGAGCTCGGGAAGCGAGAGGCTGAAGAAACACCGGGAGGAGGTTGCCGGGCATGTGACGATACCGGATTCGTGGGGGCAGGAGGAGCTGCTCAAGGAGTGGATCGATTACTCTCCGTTTGATGCGTTGCTGGTTCCGACAGGGCTCAGCTCGGCTCGTGAAGCACTTGCTAGGGAAGGACGTCGTCGAGCAAGTAATAATAATGCTCAAGGAGTCATCAGGATAGAGAGTAGGTGTTGA